Proteins from one Rosa chinensis cultivar Old Blush chromosome 7, RchiOBHm-V2, whole genome shotgun sequence genomic window:
- the LOC112177183 gene encoding transcription factor MYB62: protein MSSNTKSFSSSSSEDDNELRRGPWTLEEDTLLIQYIARHGEGRWNLLANRAGLRRTGKSCRLRWLNYLKPDVKRGNLTPEEQLLILDLHSKWGNRWSKIAQYLPGRTDNEIKNYWRTRVQKQAKHLKIDTDSTEFQNIIRCFWMPRLLQKIGDQNQLAASHQHSITAPPSQPQFTEQGAVDMSGFVYDLDIKKQNTECILPSELPMESSNTSQFSEYYPSSSFGGAIVRNDHFVNNNSHDMEVFNLGNSAAADTCYVPESESNWLEIDFSCSMWNMDELLQRC from the exons ATGTCTTCTAATACCAAAAGCTTCAGCAGCAGTTCCAGTGAAGATGACAATGAACTTAGGAGAGGGCCATGGACTCTTGAAGAAGACACTCTTCTGATTCAATACATAGCTCGTCACGGtgaaggccgatggaatctgcTAGCAAATCGGGCAG GATTACGGAGAACTGGGAAGAGTTGCAGATTGAGATGGTTGAACTATCTGAAACCAGATGTTAAGCGCGGAAATCTTACTCCGGAAGAACAGCTGTTGATTCTTGACCTCCACTCCAAGTGGGGAAATAG GTGGTCGAAAATTGCGCAATACTTACCCGGAAGAACAGACAATGAAATCAAGAACTACTGGAGAACTAGAGTGCAGAAACAAGCAAAGCATCTTAAAATTGATACCGACAGCACAGAGTTTCAGAATATTATTAGGTGCTTTTGGATGCCTAGATTGCTGCAGAAGATAGGAGACCAAAACCAATTAGCTGCTTCTCATCAGCATTCAATAACAGCACCACCATCACAGCCACAATTTACTGAGCAAGGAGCTGTTGACATGAGCGGATTTGTATACGATTTGGATATCAAAAAGCAGAACACAGAATGCATTTTGCCTTCAGAGTTACCAATGGAGAGCTCAAACACTTCTCAATTTTCAGAATATTACCCTTCTAGTTCTTTTGGTGGAGCCATAGTGCGCAATGATCACTTTGTAAACAACAATAGCCATGACATGGAAGTCTTCAACTTGGGGAATTCTGCTGCTGCTGATACTTGCTATGTGCCAGAAAGCGAAAGCAACTGGCTTGAAATTGATTTTTCATGTAGCATGTGGAACATGGATGAATTGTTGCAGAGGTGTTAG
- the LOC112179762 gene encoding transcription factor BEE 3, with translation MAQFTEDLKPSFPFLDIEPSSILINQYADQFNHLGVLDYSSLNHFQGYMPFSSDNFFGNSQGPEFPGTLVENFPAGFVQQNSSSDNNLQNDEASAAQCLVAAGNPEFQESKKRIAMEMSESSSGVSNPSVSKTGIKRKNSLGRGKRVKISNEEEDEKPKEVVHVRARRGQATDSHSLAERVRRGKINERLRCLQDIVPGCSKTMGMAVMLDEIINYVQSLQNQVEFLSMRLTAASSFHDFNTETEDAMETMQRAKELERVKIEAGYGGVVDSSFQYSSTNYWSL, from the exons ATGGCTCAGTTCACAGAAGATTTGaagccttcttttcctttcttagACATTGAGCCAAGCAGTATACTTATAAACCAGTATGCAGACCAATTCAATCATCTTGGTGTTTTGGACTACTCAAGCTTGAATCACTTCCAAGGCTACATGCCTTTTTCAAGTGACAATTTCTTTGGCAACAGCCAAGGACCTGAATTCCCAGGAACCTTGGTCGAAAACTTTCCGGCTGGTTTTGTTCAACAGAACAGCAGCAGCGACAACAACTTGCAGAATGATGAGGCCTCAGCTGCTCAGTGCCTTGTCGCAGCTGGAAACCCTGAATTCCAAGAAAGCAAGAAGAGAATAGCAATGGAGATGTCAGAGAGCAGTTCTGGAGTCTCCAATCCCTCAGTTTCGAAAACTGGGATCAAGAGAAAAAAT AGCTTGGGAAGAGGAAAGAGGGTGAAAATCAGTAATGAGGAGGAAGATGAGAAACCAAAGGAAGTGGTTCATGTTAGAGCCAGGAGAGGCCAAGCCACTGATAGTCACAGTTTAGCAGAAAGG GTTAGAAGAGGAAAAATCAATGAGAGACTGAGATGCTTGCAAGATATTGTCCCAGGTTGCTCTAAG ACTATGGGAATGGCGGTAATGCTAGACGAGATAATTAACTATGTGCAGTCCTTGCAGAACCAGGTTGAG TTCCTGTCTATGAGGTTAACTGCAGCAAGCTCTTTCCATGACTTCAACACAGAGACAGAAGATGCTATGGAAACAATGCAG AGGGCAAAAGAGTTGGAGAGAGTGAAGATAGAAGCAGGATATGGAGGAGTAGTTGATAGTAGCTTCCAGTATTCCTCAACTAATTATTGGTCTCTCTGA